The following nucleotide sequence is from Candidatus Aegiribacteria sp..
GGGACTTGTCCGAAAAGCTGTGAGGAAGGGTACCGAGTGGCAGATCACGGTTGATTTTGGATTTGACGAACCAAAGACTCTGGTTACAGGATATGTACCAGTTCCAGTATTGAAGAAAAAGGGATCAATGACAGACCTGGATTGAAGGGAAGACTATGCAACTGTTTCTTGACACAGCTAATGTTGATGACATCCGCGAGATCGCATCATGGGGAATTCTCTCCGGAGTAACGACTAATCCATCGCTTGTTGCGAAGGAAGGCAGAAATTTCAAAGATGTAATCGCGGAGATCTGTGAAATCGTGGACGGACCAATCAGTGCGGAGGTTATCAGCACAGACAGAAAAGGGATGATTGAAGAAGGCAGGGAGAAGACGAAATGGCATGAGAATGTTATTATCAAAATTCCTATGGGCGAGGAGGGGCTTGCCGCAGTATCAGTTCTGGAAAAAGAAGGAATCCGGTGTAATGTGACTCTCATCTTCTCTACGGCGCAGGGATATACCGCTGCATTGGCAGGCGCGTCATTCGTCAGTCCGTTTGTAGGAAGACTGGACGATATCGGTATTCCGGGGATGCAGATAGTATCGGATCTTGCCGAGATATTCGATCTTCACGGATTTTCCACAAAAATAATCGCCGCAAGCATCAGGCATACGCAGCATGTTGAACAGGCTGCTCTTGCAGGAGCGCATATTGCGACAGTTCCCGCAGCGGTTGTGCGCAAGCTTGTAAAGCACCCCCTGACAGACAGCGGCCTTGCAAAATTCCTTTCCGACTACAAAGGGTCAAACCTTGTATTTTGACATTTTTAATGATTACAGGAGATAGATGACATTAATGCAGCATCGCAACTTACCTTCAGGGGATACAGAAAATACAGTTCAAAATCAATTTATAGATTGATTGGAGCCAGTAAATTGTGGTAAATATCAAAATACAAGGTTTGACCCCAATTGCGGGACGGGTGAGGCTTGATGTTCTGGAGATGATACGGGCAGCCGGCAGCGGGCATCCGGGGGGATCTTTCTCCGCAGTTGAGATCCTTGTTGAACTTTACTGGAAAATTATGAGAATACGCCCGGAAGA
It contains:
- the fsa gene encoding fructose-6-phosphate aldolase, encoding MQLFLDTANVDDIREIASWGILSGVTTNPSLVAKEGRNFKDVIAEICEIVDGPISAEVISTDRKGMIEEGREKTKWHENVIIKIPMGEEGLAAVSVLEKEGIRCNVTLIFSTAQGYTAALAGASFVSPFVGRLDDIGIPGMQIVSDLAEIFDLHGFSTKIIAASIRHTQHVEQAALAGAHIATVPAAVVRKLVKHPLTDSGLAKFLSDYKGSNLVF